A genomic segment from Nitrospira sp. encodes:
- a CDS encoding Alkyl hydroperoxide reductase subunit C-like protein: MGLRLGDDAPNFTAETTEGTINFHQWLGSGWGILFSHPKDFTPVCTTELGYMAKIKGEFEKRGVKILAISVDPLDSHRGWTKDINETQNCTVSYPLIADPEKKVAMLYDMIHPNALDNMTVRSVFVIGPDKKIKLMLTYPASCGRNFDELLRVVDSLQLTAKYKVATPVNWREGQDCIITPAVSDEEAKTLFPKGFKTVKPYLRITPQPNK, translated from the coding sequence ATGGGATTACGACTTGGCGACGACGCTCCGAACTTTACGGCGGAGACGACGGAAGGGACGATCAATTTCCACCAGTGGTTGGGAAGCGGGTGGGGCATTCTGTTCTCTCACCCCAAGGATTTTACGCCGGTCTGCACGACGGAGTTGGGTTACATGGCGAAAATCAAGGGTGAGTTCGAAAAGCGCGGAGTGAAGATCCTGGCCATCAGTGTGGATCCGCTGGATTCGCATCGCGGCTGGACCAAGGACATCAATGAAACCCAGAACTGCACGGTGAGTTATCCCTTGATCGCGGACCCGGAGAAGAAAGTGGCCATGCTCTATGACATGATCCACCCGAATGCGCTGGACAACATGACGGTGCGGTCGGTGTTCGTGATCGGGCCGGATAAGAAGATCAAGTTGATGCTCACCTACCCCGCTTCCTGCGGCAGGAATTTCGATGAGTTGCTGCGGGTGGTGGATTCCTTGCAATTGACGGCGAAATACAAGGTGGCGACACCGGTGAATTGGAGGGAGGGGCAGGATTGCATCATCACCCCGGCGGTGAGCGATGAGGAAGCCAAGACCCTGTTCCCGAAAGGGTTCAAGACCGTGAAACCCTATCTGCGGATCACGCCTCAGCCCAACAAGTAA
- a CDS encoding Pentapeptide repeat family protein — protein MENSKPTTNGLRISNDPMYRLLREGCIKEFNVKRAAGEPVDLTRCDLRGLDLRGLEADGLDFSECYFRQADLRGIDFRKARLEGASINAAKISGAYFPVELHPSEIELSLLHGTRMRYLST, from the coding sequence ATGGAGAACTCGAAACCGACCACCAACGGGCTGCGGATCTCCAACGATCCGATGTACCGCTTGCTCCGCGAAGGCTGTATCAAGGAGTTCAACGTCAAACGGGCGGCGGGCGAACCGGTGGACCTGACGCGTTGCGACCTGCGGGGCCTCGATCTGCGGGGGTTGGAAGCCGATGGGCTGGATTTCAGCGAATGCTATTTTCGACAGGCCGACCTGCGTGGAATCGATTTCCGTAAGGCACGACTCGAAGGGGCCAGCATCAATGCGGCCAAAATTTCAGGGGCGTATTTTCCCGTGGAATTGCACCCCAGCGAAATCGAATTGTCGTTGCTGCACGGAACCCGCATGCGGTACCTCTCTACATGA
- a CDS encoding acetyltransferase — protein sequence MTRTIEKLQPHHAVEAFDCGQDALNRFLLKHALQNQHSGGSQTYVGLADGTVIGYYTLVVGSVEQDHAPERIKKGLAKHSIPIMLLARLAVDLRWQKQRVGAALLKDAMLRTLQAADIAGIRALVVHAKDEDARNFYERFDFLPSPSDPLHLFILLKDVRKIVS from the coding sequence TTGACTCGTACGATCGAAAAACTTCAACCGCATCACGCCGTTGAAGCATTCGACTGTGGGCAGGACGCACTTAACCGCTTTCTCCTGAAGCACGCGCTGCAGAATCAACACAGCGGAGGATCGCAGACTTACGTGGGGTTGGCCGATGGAACCGTAATCGGCTACTACACGCTTGTGGTGGGCTCAGTCGAGCAAGATCATGCCCCAGAGCGAATAAAGAAGGGGCTGGCCAAACATTCCATTCCCATCATGCTGCTGGCCAGGTTAGCCGTCGATCTCCGCTGGCAGAAACAGAGGGTCGGCGCCGCGCTATTGAAAGACGCGATGCTCCGTACTTTGCAGGCTGCCGATATTGCAGGAATTCGTGCCTTGGTGGTGCATGCCAAAGATGAGGATGCCAGAAACTTTTATGAGCGCTTCGATTTCCTCCCTTCACCCAGCGATCCGTTACACCTCTTCATTCTTCTCAAAGATGTTCGGAAAATCGTCTCCTAA